CTCTGAAATCAGAACTCCTGAGATCACTCGAGAAATCAAATACATAGCTGACAAAGCTGCATTCAGAGAATTCGTAAATTCTCAATTGAGAATATTATCTCAAACTCATCGACTAGTAATGGACGGTAGAGACATAGGTACACATGTATTTCCGGACGCTCGTTACAAATTCTTTTTGACAGCTTCTTCCAGAGTTAGGGCCGAAAGAAGATATAATCAATTATTAGAGCAAGGTATTCGTTCGGATTTAGAAGAAATCGAAAAAGAGATCGTTATCCGTGACAAATCCGATACGGAAAGAGAAATCGCCCCTCTCCGGAAAGCGGAGGACGCAATCCTCATTGACACAGATAACCTGCCAAAAAATAGTGTAATTAGTAAGATCCTTGGGTGCCTAGACTCTGGCATTTATAACGATTCGCACTAATCCCAATCAAACACCGAGTATTTCAATCCGTATGAGTAGCCAACAAGACAAGTCCACTTTTGCAGAAGTTTTCAAACAGTGGGAAGAAAAGAAAAACGACGAAGCCGAAATTCGCAAAGACCAAGTGGTCGAAGGTAAAGTCGTATCCGTAGACAACGATAACGTCTATGTGGCAATCGAAGGATTGAAACAAGAGGGAAGAATTCCCCGCTCCGAGTTCGACGAAAAACCGGAAATCGGATCTGTAGTTACAGCACTAGTAAAAAGAAAAGAGTCTACTGACTCTGGATGTGTTCTTTCTAAAAAAGAAGCCGACCAAAGAAAAGGTTGGGAAGTTGTTAAAGACGCATTCAAAAATAATTACCAAGTCAGCGGACGTTTGGTAAATGAGATCAAAGGAAAAGGTTACATCGTTAACGTAGAAGGTTCTGAACTTTTCCTTCCAGCTTCTCAACTTAGTTATAAATTCTCCGATGGAGAAAATTACAAAGGTGTAGAGCTTGATTTCAAAGTAATCGAAGTCAATGAACGCACCCGTTCCGGAGTTGTTTCCAGAAAAAAACTTCTAGACGAAGTGAATAATGAGAAATGGGACGCTCTTGCTCTTAAAGTTAATGTTGGGGACAAAGTGAAAGCTACTGTTTCCAAAATTGCAAGTTTCGGAGTTTTCTGTGATCTGGAAGGAGTTGTAGGACTTCTCAGACAAAGAGATATCTCTTATAAAAAATTCGCACCATTCAAACAATACTTCACCATTGGACAAGAGATTGAACTTCAAATTCTTGAAATGGAGAAGGAGAACAACAAACTCGCATTAGGACTCAAACAACTGTATGAAGATCCTTGGGTTTGGGCAAAACGTTCCTTGGAAAAAGACATGGTCATCCGTGGAACTGTTACTTCTCTTACTAACTTTGGCGCATTCGTAGAATTAAAAGAAGGTTTAGAGGGTCTGATCCATACTTCTGAATTGACCTGGGCTAAAAAACCTCCTCATCCAAAAGAACTTCTGAAAAAAAGCCAAGAGGTTGAAGCTCTTATTCTAGATATCGACTTCGAAAGCAGAAGATTATCTTTAGGTCTAAAACAACTTCAACCAAATCCTTGGGACGCTTTAGGTCCTGAAGTTAGAGTTGGAAATGTTCTTACCGGAAAAGTAACTGGTATTACTAAATACGGTGCGTTCGTAGAAGTGGAAAACGGCATCGAAGGCCTGATCCACATCAGCGATATCACTTGGGATGAAAAACAAAAGAACCCAACTTCTCTACTTAAAAAAGGAGAAGAGGTTAAATACATCATCCTAGACATCAATTTTGATGCTCAAAGAATTTCCTGCGGATTAAAACAACTGCAAGAACATCCTTACGAAGCATTAAGAAATCGTTATCCTATCGGTTCCGTTGTCCAAGGAAAGATTAAAAGTATCGTTGACTTCGGTATGTTCGTAGAAATCGAACCTGGTTTCGAAGGACTTGTTCACATCTCCGAGATCCCTGGTGGAAAAGACACCAACCTGGCTGAGTCTTATAAGCCTGGTGATATCGTAAAATGTGCTGTTGTTAAGATCGATTCCAAAAACAAGAAGATCTCTCTGTCTATCAAGGATTTCGACAAAGCTTTAGAAAGAGAAGAGATGGCGAAGTATTTAAAAACTTCCGACACTCCTTCCAGAGAAAGTTTAGGCAGCTTTATCAATTCTTCCTTAAAATCTTAAGGGTTACTCGGGGTTTTTGGATGAAACGTTTTGAACCTAAAACAGGTGCTTCTATTACGGATATAGATCCTTACCCAGGTCTTACCGGAGCAGAAAGATTTTTCGCAATTTTATTCTCTAAGATTGGAGAGAATAAGAAGCAGGTTTTATTCGGAGTAGGTGTTTTATTCGTAACCGTACTAACTGTTGTTAGCTGGAACGAGTATAGAGCAGAACAATTCCGTAAGGGTACTCTTGCCATCGAAAAAGTGGAGAAGGAGTTAGCTCTTTCTCCAATGACCGAGATCACTGATAAGATCAAAAAATACGAAACTATTGCTTCTACATATAGTTCTCCTTCTCTAGATATCAGACTTTCCAAAACTTTGGGAGATCTATATGCGAAGAATGGAGAATACCAAAAAGCGGCAGAGAAGTTAGAATTTGCAGGTAAAAAGATAGATGAGCTTCCGGAAGTGAAGGCATACTATTTTTATATCGCAGGAAACTATAGAGAAAGTGCAAACCAACTCGCGGAAGCTGAATCCGATTACGGAGTTTCCGTTTCTCTTTTAAGCAGCCGCAAAAATGTTTCTGGATTTTACGCTTGGAGCCTTTACCAAGCAGGTCGTTTGAAACTACAAAACGGCAAAAAAGAAGAAGCAGTCGATCTACTCAAAAAAGTTTTAGACCAAGACATCGCTTCTCCTTCTGAAGAATTTAAAGCAGTTAGAGAACTCGCTACTTATCTTCTACTAAAAAGCAGCCAGGGAAACTAAATGCTGACTTTGGCCCTTCCGAAAGGACGGCTTGCCGAAGAGAGCATAGAACTCATGCTCGAAAGGGGATGGCTTTCTGGCCGTCCCGATCCTGATTCAAAAGAACTTATATATAAAGACCCAAAAGGAAAGGTCCGTATTTTACTGGTCCGCTCCCAAGACGTGGCGACTTACGTGGAACAAAATTCTGCGGATGCTGGTATAGTGGGATGGGACGTATTATTGGAAGGTGGTTATGACCTTCTTCTTCCCTTGGACTTGGTCATAGGGAAATGCAGACTTTCAGTGGCTGGTCCTAAAGGTTGGAGCCTTAGTTCTGGAGAAAGAAAGGTCCGCGTAGCAACAAAATATCCAAATATCGCCAAGGAATTCTTCCTGAAAAAAGGGATTAACTGCGAAGTGATCAAACTTTACGGAAGTATTGAACTCGCTCCTTTAGTGGGTTTATCGGATTGTATCGTGGATTTGGTGTCCACGGGCGGCACTCTCAGAGCCAATAATCTGGAAGAGATCGAAGTTATTATGGAATCCACTGCGAGATTGGTATTTAACCGCTCCGCTTTATACACAAAACGGGCAGAAGTTGGGGAATTCCTAGATTCTTTTGAACGACTCGTAGGGAGCGAAAAAGCCCGGTAGGGTAACTGAGCAAAGCGAAGTTAAATTTCAAACGGACACCGAAGCTGGAATTAATACCAGCAGGGGTTACTCAAAGTTTAAAACTTTGCCTTTCGTTACATGCGAAAAACAGTTGTGAATTCCGCCTTTAAAAAAAACATAGTCGTAAATCGACCTTATCTATAGAGAAAAACAATGGCAGTTCCTAAGAGACGAAAATCTAAATCAAAAGTGAGGATGAAACGGGCCCATCATGCGATCGGCAAACCGAATCTAGTTCCTTGCCCGAACTGTAATTCCTTCAGACCTCCTCATAGAATCTGCCCTGTTTGCGGTTTTTACAAAGACCGTGTAGTGGTGGAACCGAAAGTCAGGAAGACTAGCGAAGAGAACTAATCAATATGTGGGTCGCCGTCGATGCAATGAGCGGCGACTACGGTCCTGACAGGATCGTAGAAGGTGCCGTTAACGCGGTAAATCAAGACGGTCGAAACGTCATTCTCGTTGGTAAAGAAGAAGATATCAGCGAGACCCTCCTCAAATACGAATACGATACAAACAAGATCAGGATTGTTCACGCCAGTGAGATTATAGGCATGAACGATTCTCCTTCCATCGCAGTGCGTGCTATGGAAGATTCTTCTGTTGTGCAGGCAGCTCAATTAGTCGCTGATAAGACATGTGTTGGAATGTTCTCTCCTGGAAATACTGGAGCCACTATGGCTGCTGCATTATTATATCTAGGCAGAATTCCAGGTGTTCTAAGACCTCCCATTGCTGCTCCCATTCCAAGAGAAAAAGGAGCTCCTACACTTCTTCTAGATGCAGGCGCAAACGTGGATTGTAAGCCGGAGTATTTGGCTCAGTTCGCTATCATGGGAGAAATCTACTCCAGATTAATTTTCAATATCCATAAACCAAAAGTTGGGATCTTATCCAATGGAGAAGAAGATAAGAAGGGAAACTCGGTCACAGTAAAAGCATTCGAATTTATTAAAAAGCTACCGATCGATTTTGTAGGAAATGTAGAAGGACGAGATCTTTACGGTGGGGGAATAGACGTGGACGTTGTAGTCTGCGACGGCTTTGTAGGAAATATAGTCCTGAAAGCAACTGAAGGCCTTTCTAAATCCATATTTGCTGTGCTCAGAGAAAGTATCGCTCAATCCAGTCTTGCACAAACAGGGGCACTTCTTCTTAAGCCTACATTCACTGCGATCAAGAAAAGATTGGATTATGCTGAGTACGGTGGAGCACTTCTTCTTGGTGTGGACGGAACCTGTTTAATTGGACATGGTTCTTCTAATGCACATGCAGTCCGAAACGCGATCCGAGTGGTGGTAGAATGTGCCGAAAGGGATGTGAACCAGCGCATCAAAGAAGATATAGAGAAGGCAAAGTTCTAATATTCCTTCTTTCACCAACTCCAAGGTGAACGCTACACCCAGAATCACTTGACCCCCCAGGCCTGAAAAATACGCTAACCGCAGAATCTGGTAAGGAAAAAACCAATGATCGATTTGAAAGGCAAAAACGCCATTATAACCGGGGCTGCCCGCGGAATCGGTAAAGCAACCGCTCTTAAACTAGCGCAAGCAGGCGCAAACGTTGTCATTGCCGACTTAAACGAAGAGGCAAGTAAAGCTACTGCGGACGAAATCGCAAAAGCAACAGGTGTAAAAGCAATCGGAGTCGCTGTAAACGTAGCGAACGCAGAATCCGCTCAAGCTGGTATCCAAGCTGTTGTGGATAATTTTGGTTCAATAGACGTTCTAGTGAATAACGCTGGTATCACTAAAGATACTCTTATGCTTAGAATGAAACAAGAACAGTGGGACGCTGTAATCGCAGTGAACCTGACGGGAACTTTCAATTGTATCCAAGCTGCTATTAAATTTATGGCAAAAAATCCGAACGGTGGATCCATTATCAACCTTTCCTCTATCGCTGGAGTGAACGGAAATATCGGACAAACTAACTACTCAGCGTCTAAAGCAGGGGTAATCGGTCTGACTAAAGCAGTCGCTTTGGAAATGGCTGGCCGTAAGATCCGTTGTAATGCGATCGCTCCAGGATTTATCGCTACTGAAATGACAGACGCGATCCCTGAAAAGATCCGTACTGCAATGGTAGCTGCGATCCCTTTAAAGAGAGCAGGACAACCAGATGATATCGCGAATACTATCGCGTTCTTAGCTTCTGATATTTCCTCTTTCATTACAGGACAATTGATCGAAGTGAACGGCGGGGGATTCCTCCCAGGTGTCCAAGCCTAATTACTTCAGATCTGAAATCTGATTAACAGCTAAGAAAGCCCGGAATTTTCCGGGCTTTTGTTTTTTTGCAGAACCAATCAATGCTTTATTAGAAAGGTTCTTGTAATGTTCCGTAAAATTATAAATCCGAACGGCGTTCGAACGAATGATCGAGAACAGTCTCAATATCAAATATTAGAAATGTGACTTTTTGATTATTTGAATATGGGGCAGAGCAGGAATTTTTGATCTATTGAGTCGATCGAATATGTAAGTTATAGAACATCTTCTTTGAAAAAATATAAAAAAGAAACTCGTATAATATTCTGTTTTTTTCCCGTTTCCAATCCGTTATCGCTTGCCAAAACATTTGAGAAAAAAATGTTTAAAAATCGGTGGATGAATTCATCCCCGATTCTAAACCTAACTAAAACTTACATACCACTTTGGTGGTACGGAGGAAACAAATGGCAGATTTCGAAAAGATTAAGTCTATTATCGTTGAGCAACTTGGAGTGGATGAGTCTGAAGTGACTCCTGAAGCACACTTCATTGATGACCTTGGTGCAGACTCTCTTGACACAGTTGAACTCGTTATGGCTCTTGAAGAAGAGTTTGGCGTTGAAATTTCCGATGAGGATGCTGAAAAGATCCAAACCGTCGGAGACGTAATTAAGTTCATCGACACTCTAAAGTCCTAATTGACTAGACCTCCGGGTTCTTACGGGAACTCGGAAGTCTTTCTTCCATTCCTTTTATCAAAATCCTTTGATAAAAAAAAAGCACAATCAGAATCAAAACACTTCAGATCCTAAAACAAGAAAGGATCCTTCTCTACTTGCGTCTGAGCTTGGTTTAAAATTTCATAAACCTTCTTATTTAGAGATAGCATTCATACATAGTTCTTACAGAAACGAAAATCCACAGTATACAGAAGACAACGAAAGACTTGAGTTTTTAGGAGATTCAGTTCTCGGACTTGTGGTAGCAAAATATTTATACAGAACAAATCCTTCCGCGAATGAAGGGGAACTTTCCAGAAAAAAAGCAACCTTAGTTTCTACAGCAATGTTGAACGGGCTCAGCGAAAAACTGGGACTTACTTCTTACGTTTTATTAGGAAAAGGAGAAGGTCGGGGCGGCGCCCAAAAAAAACTGGGAGCAAACTTATTCGAATCTTTGGTCGGCGCGGTTTATTTAGACCAAGGAATGGAAGCAGCGGAGAAGTTTATACTCCAACATCTTATAGATTACGTTAAAAGTTCCGATAAAGTAAGAGAGGCCACGGATTATAAATCCATTCTCCAGGAAATTTGCCAAAAAAAATTCAAACTTCTACCTTCTTACCGATTACTAAAAGAGATAGGGCCGGATCACGAAAAAACTTTTTACGTTAGTGTATCCATTCGGGACAGACATTCTGCGGAAGGTAAGGGAAAGAATAAAAAGTTCGCGGAACAAGACGCTGCGAAACAATTGTTGAAGGCCTTAAAGATCAAGGTTTAATGAAATCTAATATGGAATTCTTTTTTAAAAAGAAAGGTTTGCGGGTCCGAGTGGCCGCTTTGATCAGAAACCGTAAGGGAGAGATCCTTCTTTTGCAGCAAAAAAAGAAGGATGCCTATTATTGGTTATTGCCTGGCGGTGGTATAGAATTCGGAGAAAGTGCAGAAGACGCTCTGAAAAGAGAATTGAAAGAAGAACTTTCTTTAGATATTACCAGTGCAAATTTTCTATTTTTGAATGAGTCAATCGACCCTAAGGGAAATCGTCATCTTCTTCAGTTAGTATTCTTAGCCACCGTTAAAAAACAGGATCCGGAAGTGAACTCGAAAGAAAAGGCAATCACAGGATTCGGCTATTTTCCTTTGGGTGCGGTTTTAGAAATGGATATAAGACCGGATATTAAGGATTTTCTTTCTTCCGGAAAATACAAACCGGCTCCTTTTATACGAAGCCATTGGGTATATGATAAATGAATCCTATTCGGGAAGTACAGATCAGAGCATTTTCAAAAGAATATAAAGTCCAAATCCACTCTGACTTCAGAGGTCTTGGAGAAACGATCAAAAGATTTTATCCCGTTTCTTCCATATTTATACTTACGGAAAGAAAACTTTCAGGACTATTTTCCAAATTTTACGAATCGGAACTTTCGGGTCTTGGAATTCCACATCACGAAATTTATATCAAAGGTGGGGAAAAGAATAAACATATTCTCCGCACTGCAGAAGTTTATAATAAACTGATCGAGCTTGGGGCAGACCGCAAAAGTTTGATCCTTGCATTGGGTGGCGGAGTTGTAGGTGATTTCGCAGGATTTATCGCTTCTACATTCCAAAGAGGAATTCGTTTTGCTCAAATCCCTACAACCTTACTTGCTTCTGTAGATTCTTCTGTGGGTGGAAAAGTAGCAGTGAATGCTGATCTTGGGAAAAACATGATCGGCTCCTTCTACCAACCTGAGTTTGTATATTTGCCTTTGATCGCATTGTCCACTTTACCTAAAAGAGAATGGAGATGTGGAATGGCAGAGATCGTAAAACACGGTCTTTTATCCGGAGGAGAATATCTAGAAAAGGTCAGTTCGAACGATAAGTCTGTGTATGACCATACTTCTCCAGAACTCTTGGAACTGATCATTGGTTCTATTTTATATAAGGCTAATATAGTTTCCCAGGACGAAAGAGAAACCGGTCTAAGAAAAGTTTTAAACCTGGGCCATACTACTGCTCACGCAATAGAATCTCTTACGAATTACAGAAGATATTCTCATGGCGAAGCAGTTTCCATAGGCCTTTTGACTGCGATCATTCTTTCTGCAGAAAAACAAGGACTGGATGTTTCCTGGATAGAAGGTCTTAAAAAAATCCTGAAAGCATACGATCTTCCGTATCACGATAAAAGTAAGTCCATTCAGGTAGCAAAACATACTCTTCATGATAAGAAGAATGTGGGCAACTCAGTCCGATTTGTTCTTCTTCAGTCTCCAGGAAATCCAATTTGGGATATTCCAATTGAGCTGGAGGAGATCGCTTCTGCTTTTAAAAAGCAGAAGAAAATGGATTAGAATTCGCCTTGCCTTGGCTTAGAGTTTCTTTAGCCTGGGTTCTCTCATCATGGAAGAAATCCTACGGCTCATAAATCCGATCTCCCTTCTGAATTCGAAGGAAAGAACTATCACGGAAGAGTTCGTTCTGGTCGCATATTTTATCCTAACCTTGGTGATCGTTTATAAAACTTTCGTTTTAAGTTTCGATCGGATCAGTCCTCCTGCTGATAATTCTGTCAGGTATAATCGTAGGCGAGTGACTCGGATCTTGTTTGTGGTTGTGGGAGCAGTGTCCCTTCTGCCCGTAATTTTTTCTGGCCTTTCTTATCTTCCTACTGTGATGGGTCTTGCTGGAGCCGGTATCGTAATCTCCTTAAAAGATATTACTTTGAATTATGTGGGATGGTTGCTTATTCACGGTAGTAACGGTTTTGAAGTAGGGGATAGGATCGAGATCGAAGGTATTAAAGGGGACGTGGTCAATATAGGGATCAATCGTTTTACTTTGATGGAGCTAAGTCCCGATCCTAAATCAGAACAATCTACTAATCGATTGGTGCATCTTCCAAATCATACGATCATTCTTCATAAAGTATATGTGGTGAAGGAAAAAATGGGATTCGTATGGGACGAATTCAGGATTAAGATCCCGCATAGTGCTGATTGGGAAGCTGCCGAAAAAATCCTGAATGGAATTCTGAAAAATGGATCTATCATAGACCAACATAAAATGGATTATTCGGTCAGAGAACTTTCCAAAAATTATTTGGTCCGCTTAGGAAAGACCACACCAATCGTATACATGAATGTAGAAGAAGGTGGAGTGTTATTCTCTCTTCGTTATCTTACTCATATCAAAGAAAAAAGAAATCAAAAGGCAAGGATCTCAAGAGAAGTCCTCAAGGAATTTGGAGACTCCGGGATCCAATTACTATAGTGTCCTGAACTGATTTAAAAGAGATATATGAAACAGGTAGGTAAACCTTGAAACAATCTTATTCATTTCCATGGTCGATCCGTTTTACTAAACTATCCTTGTTTATTATCTTTTCCTTATGTTTATCTTCAGGGGAGATCTTTTCTGAAGAAATTTCCAGGCCGGAATACGAAAAAGCAGATCGACTGATCGAAAATCAGGATTATAAATCCGCATTAAAGATCCTTCTTGAATTCGAAAAGAAAAGGCCGGAAGATGATGTTTTACTATTTAAGATTGGTTTCAGTTATTTCAGATTAGAAGAGGATCAAAAAGCCTTAACATACTTTGAAAAAGCAATCCGATCCAATTCTAAAGAAGCAAAATACTATGATTACTACGGAGCAACACTCTATTTCTCAGGTAAGATAGACGAGGCAGAGAAACAATTCTTAAAATGTATTGAATTGGATCCAAAGGCGCAAAAGGCCCTGAGTATGCTTGGTGCCGTTTATGCAGAAAAAAGACAACCGTCCAAAGCGAAGAGTTATTTTTTAAAGGCCTTAGAAATTGATCCGGATGATCTGAGGGCGAATTATAGTCTTGCAGGTCTTTATTTTAACGAAGGAGAATTAGCGAATTCTCAAAAATATTTCGAGATCTGTTATAAATTGGATCCTGAAAATTATGCCACTGTCAGCTACTTGATAGAAAACTTATATAGACAGGAAAAATTCGACGAAGCGGAGAAGTATAAAAAACGCCTGGCTCAGATCAGGAATACTTCTAAAGATCCTCGTATTTCTAATTTGAAATATTTTCGATTCGATACTTTTGCTATCAAAGATTATATGATAGTTGCTCAGGAAGGTTTTGCTAAAACCGGAGAACTGTATTATTATTATGTTTTTTCGGTATTCGATAAGAGCGGAAAACATTTGAAAAATATAAATCTAGAATCCTCTGCAATTTTAAAAGAAGGGGGTTTCAAATATATTATCGGAATGGATAGTATAGAAGAAGGGGCTGCCAAACATTCTACTTCTAATATTGCGTATCCTGAATTACCTTCCTACTTCGAGTTAAAATCCGTATTGGCAGAAATATTAGAAGGCAAAGTAAATTTTCCCTATAGCACCACCGTTAGTCCAAAATAGTGAATTTTTTTGGAAATTATAGGCTCTATTTGGATAAAAAAAGATAATATTTACATGCAGCAAAAAAGCTTTAATAAAGAAGAATTATTACGCAGGGAGCTTGTAACGGACGAAAATCTTTTATGGTCTGGAGTTCCGGATCGAGGAATCAAATTCGTATCCAGCGATATTTTCCTTATTCCATTTTCTATTGTTTGGGCAAGTTTTGCATTTTCTACTTTATTTAGAGACTTCGAAAATAATCTTTTTTTTCCGTTTTCATTATTCTCTCTATTATTTGTTTTCGCTGGTGTTTATATTACAGTAGGCCGTTTCCTCGTGGATTCATTCTTTCGTTCTCGGACAATATACGGGATCACAGATAGACGTATTATTATATTATCTGATATTATTATAACACGCAAAGTGGAAACATATTGGTTATCCGACCTATCAAAAATAAGTTTATCCGAAAGTGGCAATGGAAAGGGATCAATATTTTTAGGAGATAAAGGTGCTTATTTTAATTTTTTCGGAAACACAAATCTATTTGGACGTAAAGGGGAGTCGGTTCCTTGCTTAGCATT
The DNA window shown above is from Leptospira koniambonensis and carries:
- the cmk gene encoding (d)CMP kinase encodes the protein MTENVIALDGPAGTGKSTVARELSKKLGFEYLDSGAFYRALTLHIFKIYKSKNSSISFSDWLSGKEFLPLTAGVEILCEFSETGENKIFLNGEDVSSEIRTPEITREIKYIADKAAFREFVNSQLRILSQTHRLVMDGRDIGTHVFPDARYKFFLTASSRVRAERRYNQLLEQGIRSDLEEIEKEIVIRDKSDTEREIAPLRKAEDAILIDTDNLPKNSVISKILGCLDSGIYNDSH
- a CDS encoding 30S ribosomal protein S1, coding for MRTNPNQTPSISIRMSSQQDKSTFAEVFKQWEEKKNDEAEIRKDQVVEGKVVSVDNDNVYVAIEGLKQEGRIPRSEFDEKPEIGSVVTALVKRKESTDSGCVLSKKEADQRKGWEVVKDAFKNNYQVSGRLVNEIKGKGYIVNVEGSELFLPASQLSYKFSDGENYKGVELDFKVIEVNERTRSGVVSRKKLLDEVNNEKWDALALKVNVGDKVKATVSKIASFGVFCDLEGVVGLLRQRDISYKKFAPFKQYFTIGQEIELQILEMEKENNKLALGLKQLYEDPWVWAKRSLEKDMVIRGTVTSLTNFGAFVELKEGLEGLIHTSELTWAKKPPHPKELLKKSQEVEALILDIDFESRRLSLGLKQLQPNPWDALGPEVRVGNVLTGKVTGITKYGAFVEVENGIEGLIHISDITWDEKQKNPTSLLKKGEEVKYIILDINFDAQRISCGLKQLQEHPYEALRNRYPIGSVVQGKIKSIVDFGMFVEIEPGFEGLVHISEIPGGKDTNLAESYKPGDIVKCAVVKIDSKNKKISLSIKDFDKALEREEMAKYLKTSDTPSRESLGSFINSSLKS
- a CDS encoding tetratricopeptide repeat protein; protein product: MKRFEPKTGASITDIDPYPGLTGAERFFAILFSKIGENKKQVLFGVGVLFVTVLTVVSWNEYRAEQFRKGTLAIEKVEKELALSPMTEITDKIKKYETIASTYSSPSLDIRLSKTLGDLYAKNGEYQKAAEKLEFAGKKIDELPEVKAYYFYIAGNYRESANQLAEAESDYGVSVSLLSSRKNVSGFYAWSLYQAGRLKLQNGKKEEAVDLLKKVLDQDIASPSEEFKAVRELATYLLLKSSQGN
- the hisG gene encoding ATP phosphoribosyltransferase; the protein is MLTLALPKGRLAEESIELMLERGWLSGRPDPDSKELIYKDPKGKVRILLVRSQDVATYVEQNSADAGIVGWDVLLEGGYDLLLPLDLVIGKCRLSVAGPKGWSLSSGERKVRVATKYPNIAKEFFLKKGINCEVIKLYGSIELAPLVGLSDCIVDLVSTGGTLRANNLEEIEVIMESTARLVFNRSALYTKRAEVGEFLDSFERLVGSEKAR
- the rpmF gene encoding 50S ribosomal protein L32, which gives rise to MAVPKRRKSKSKVRMKRAHHAIGKPNLVPCPNCNSFRPPHRICPVCGFYKDRVVVEPKVRKTSEEN
- the plsX gene encoding phosphate acyltransferase PlsX — its product is MWVAVDAMSGDYGPDRIVEGAVNAVNQDGRNVILVGKEEDISETLLKYEYDTNKIRIVHASEIIGMNDSPSIAVRAMEDSSVVQAAQLVADKTCVGMFSPGNTGATMAAALLYLGRIPGVLRPPIAAPIPREKGAPTLLLDAGANVDCKPEYLAQFAIMGEIYSRLIFNIHKPKVGILSNGEEDKKGNSVTVKAFEFIKKLPIDFVGNVEGRDLYGGGIDVDVVVCDGFVGNIVLKATEGLSKSIFAVLRESIAQSSLAQTGALLLKPTFTAIKKRLDYAEYGGALLLGVDGTCLIGHGSSNAHAVRNAIRVVVECAERDVNQRIKEDIEKAKF
- the fabG gene encoding 3-oxoacyl-ACP reductase FabG — protein: MIDLKGKNAIITGAARGIGKATALKLAQAGANVVIADLNEEASKATADEIAKATGVKAIGVAVNVANAESAQAGIQAVVDNFGSIDVLVNNAGITKDTLMLRMKQEQWDAVIAVNLTGTFNCIQAAIKFMAKNPNGGSIINLSSIAGVNGNIGQTNYSASKAGVIGLTKAVALEMAGRKIRCNAIAPGFIATEMTDAIPEKIRTAMVAAIPLKRAGQPDDIANTIAFLASDISSFITGQLIEVNGGGFLPGVQA
- the acpP gene encoding acyl carrier protein, which translates into the protein MADFEKIKSIIVEQLGVDESEVTPEAHFIDDLGADSLDTVELVMALEEEFGVEISDEDAEKIQTVGDVIKFIDTLKS
- the rnc gene encoding ribonuclease III encodes the protein MIKKKHNQNQNTSDPKTRKDPSLLASELGLKFHKPSYLEIAFIHSSYRNENPQYTEDNERLEFLGDSVLGLVVAKYLYRTNPSANEGELSRKKATLVSTAMLNGLSEKLGLTSYVLLGKGEGRGGAQKKLGANLFESLVGAVYLDQGMEAAEKFILQHLIDYVKSSDKVREATDYKSILQEICQKKFKLLPSYRLLKEIGPDHEKTFYVSVSIRDRHSAEGKGKNKKFAEQDAAKQLLKALKIKV
- a CDS encoding NUDIX domain-containing protein; this encodes MEFFFKKKGLRVRVAALIRNRKGEILLLQQKKKDAYYWLLPGGGIEFGESAEDALKRELKEELSLDITSANFLFLNESIDPKGNRHLLQLVFLATVKKQDPEVNSKEKAITGFGYFPLGAVLEMDIRPDIKDFLSSGKYKPAPFIRSHWVYDK
- the aroB gene encoding 3-dehydroquinate synthase encodes the protein MNPIREVQIRAFSKEYKVQIHSDFRGLGETIKRFYPVSSIFILTERKLSGLFSKFYESELSGLGIPHHEIYIKGGEKNKHILRTAEVYNKLIELGADRKSLILALGGGVVGDFAGFIASTFQRGIRFAQIPTTLLASVDSSVGGKVAVNADLGKNMIGSFYQPEFVYLPLIALSTLPKREWRCGMAEIVKHGLLSGGEYLEKVSSNDKSVYDHTSPELLELIIGSILYKANIVSQDERETGLRKVLNLGHTTAHAIESLTNYRRYSHGEAVSIGLLTAIILSAEKQGLDVSWIEGLKKILKAYDLPYHDKSKSIQVAKHTLHDKKNVGNSVRFVLLQSPGNPIWDIPIELEEIASAFKKQKKMD
- a CDS encoding mechanosensitive ion channel family protein — its product is MEEILRLINPISLLNSKERTITEEFVLVAYFILTLVIVYKTFVLSFDRISPPADNSVRYNRRRVTRILFVVVGAVSLLPVIFSGLSYLPTVMGLAGAGIVISLKDITLNYVGWLLIHGSNGFEVGDRIEIEGIKGDVVNIGINRFTLMELSPDPKSEQSTNRLVHLPNHTIILHKVYVVKEKMGFVWDEFRIKIPHSADWEAAEKILNGILKNGSIIDQHKMDYSVRELSKNYLVRLGKTTPIVYMNVEEGGVLFSLRYLTHIKEKRNQKARISREVLKEFGDSGIQLL
- a CDS encoding tetratricopeptide repeat protein, producing MKQSYSFPWSIRFTKLSLFIIFSLCLSSGEIFSEEISRPEYEKADRLIENQDYKSALKILLEFEKKRPEDDVLLFKIGFSYFRLEEDQKALTYFEKAIRSNSKEAKYYDYYGATLYFSGKIDEAEKQFLKCIELDPKAQKALSMLGAVYAEKRQPSKAKSYFLKALEIDPDDLRANYSLAGLYFNEGELANSQKYFEICYKLDPENYATVSYLIENLYRQEKFDEAEKYKKRLAQIRNTSKDPRISNLKYFRFDTFAIKDYMIVAQEGFAKTGELYYYYVFSVFDKSGKHLKNINLESSAILKEGGFKYIIGMDSIEEGAAKHSTSNIAYPELPSYFELKSVLAEILEGKVNFPYSTTVSPK